The genomic window agagtcatccagatctgtgtcgaagctagcgtcgatgtaaccctttacgacgagctcttcgtcacctccataaacgagaaacatgtcatttgtccttttcaggtacttcaggatattcttgaccgctgtccagtgttccttgccgggattactttggtgccttcctaccaaacttacggcaaggtttacatcaggtctggtacacagcatggcatacataatagatcctatggctgaagcataggggatgacgctcatctcttctttatcttttgccgtggtcgggcattgagccgagctcaatttcacaccttgcaatacaggcaagaaccccttcttagactgatccattttgaacttcttcaaaatcttatcaaggtatgtgctttgtgaaagacctatgaggcgtctcgatctatttctatagatcttgatgcctaatatataagcagcttctccaaggtccttcattgaaaaacacttattcaagtaggcctttatgttgtccagaaattctatattatttcccatcaagagtatgtcatctgcatataatatgagaaatgctacagagctcccactcactttcttgtaaacgcaggcttctccataagtctgcataaacccaaacgctttgatcatctcatcaaagcgaatattccaactctgagatgtttgcaccagcccataaatggatcgctggagcttgcatactttgttagcgttcttaggatcgacaaaaccttccggttgtatcatatacagctcttccttaagatgcccgttaaggaatgccgttttaacgtccatttgccatatctcataatcatagtatgcggcaattgctaacatgattcggacggacttaagcttcgctacgggagagaaagtcttattgtagtcaatcccttgaacttgtcgataacccttagcgacaagtcgagctttatagatggtgacatttccatccgcgtccgtcttcttcttgaagatccatttgttttctatcgctcgccgatcatcgggcaagtcagtcaaagtccatactttgttttcatacatggattttatctcggatttcatggcttctagccatttgttggaatctaggcccaccattgcttcttcatagttcgaaggttcaccgttgtctaacaacatgatttccaggacagggttgccgtaccactctggtgcgaaacgtgtccttgtggacctacgaagttcagtagcaacttgatccgaagtaccttgatcatcatcattattttcctcttcagttggtgtaggcatcacaggaatatcttcttgagctgcactactgtcccgctcaagaggtagtacttcatcgagttctactttcctcccacttacttctttcgagagaaactctttttccagaaagcatccattcttggcaacgaagatcttgccctcggatcttaagtagaaggtataccctacagtttccttagggtatcctatgaagacgcatttttccgacttgggttcgagcttttcaggttgaagtttcttgacataagcatcgcatccccaaacttttagaaacgacagcttaggtttcttcccaaaccataattcatatggtgtcgtctcaacggatttagacggtgccctatttaaagtgaatgtggctgtctctagagcgtatccccaaaatgatagcggtaaatcggtaagagacatcatagaccgcaccatatccaatagagtacgattacgacgctcggacacaccgttacgctgaggtgttccaggcggcgtgagttgtgaaacgataccacatttccttaagtgtgtaccaaattcgtgacttaagtattctcctccacgatctgatcgtaggaattttatctttcggtcacgttgattctctacttcattctgaaattccttgaacttttcaaaggtctcagacttgtgtttcatcaagtagacatacccatatctactcaagtcatctgtgagagtgagaacataaggatatcctccgcgagcctcaacactcattggaccgcacacatcggtatgtatgatttccaacaagttggttgctcgctccattgttccggagaacggagtcttggtcatcttgcccatgaggcatggtccgcatgtgtcaaatgattcataatcaagagactctaaaagtccatcagcatggaacttcttcatgcgcttgacaccaatgtgaccaaggcggcagtgccacaagtatgtgggacttatcgttatcaactttacatcttttggcatctacactatgaacatgtgtaatattacgctcgagattcattaagaataaaccattgaccatcggagcatgaccataaaacatatctctcatataaatcgaacaaccattattctcagacttaaatgagtagccatctcgtattaaacgagatccagatacaatgttcatgctcaaacttggcactaaataacaattattaaggttcaaaactaatcccgtgggtaaatgtagaggtagcgtgccgacggcgatcacatcgactctggaaccattcccgacgcgcatcgtcacctcgtccttcgccagtctccgcttattccgtagctcctgctgtgagttacaaatatgagcaacggcaccggtatcaaatacccaggagttactacgagtactggtaaggtacacatcaattacatgtatatcaaatatacctttactgttgccggccttcttatccgctaagtatttggggcagttccgcttccagtgacccttccccttgcaataaaagcactcagtctcaggcttgggtccattctttgacttcttcccggcaactggcttaccgggtgcggcaacctctttgccgtccttcttgaagttcttcttacccttgcctttcttgaacttagtggtcttattgaccatcaacacttgatgttcctttttgatttcaacctatgctgacctcagcatagaaaatacttcaggaatggtctttaccatcccctgcatattatagttcatcacaaagctcttgtagcttggtgggagcgactgaaggattctgtcaatgactgcctcatcagggaggttaatattcagtcgggtcatacggttgtgcaacccagacatcttgagtatgtgctcactgacagaactattttcctccatcttacaactacagaacttgtcggagatgtcatatctctcgacccgggcgtgagcttggaaaactagtttcaactcttcgaacatctcatatgctccgtgatgctcaaaacgcttttggagccccggttctaagctgtaaagcatgccgcactgaacgagggagtaatcatcagcacgagactgccaagcattcataatgtcttggttctctgggacgggagcgtcacctagcggtccttttaggacatattgtttcctggcagctatgaggatgatcctcaggttccaaacccagtccgtatagttgctgccatcatctttcagcttggttttctctaggaacgcgttgaagttcatgtgacatgagcgttggccatttgatctacaagacatatttgcaaaggctttagactaagttcatgataattaagttctaatcaaattatgaactcccactcagattagacatccctctagtcatctaagtgtttacacgatccgagtcgactagcccgtgtccgatcatcacgtgagacggactagtcatcatcggtgaacattctcatgttgatcgtatcttccatacgactcgtgttcgacctttcggtctccgtgttctgaggccatgtctgcacatgctaggctcgtcaagttaaccctaagtgttttcgctgtgtaaaaactgtcttacacccgttgtatgtgaacgtaagaatccatcacacccgaNNNNNNNNNNNNNNNNNNNNNNNNNNNNNNNNNNNNNNNNNNNNNNNNNNNNNNNNNNNNNNNNNNNNNNNNNNNNNNNNNNNNNNNNNNNNgaacctttccggtggtcccggtacaataccggtatgaccccgaaactttccggtgcccgtttaacaacttcccatatataaaactttacctccggaccattccgggactcctcgtgacgtccgggatctcatccaggactccgaacaacattcggtaatcacatacttgtcttcctgataaccctagcgtcaccgaaccttaagtgtgtagaccctacgggttcgggagacatgcagacatgaccaagactctccggtcaataaccaacagcgggatctggatacccatgttggctcccacatgctcctcgatgatgtcatcggatgaaccacgatgtcgaggattcgatcaaaccccgtatacaattccctttgtcaatcggtacgttacttgcccgagacccgatcgtcggtatcccaataccttgttcagtctcgttaccggcaagtcactttactcgtaccgtaatgcatgatcccgtgaccagacacttggtcaccttgagctcattatgatgatgcattaccgagtgggcccagagatacctctccgtcatacggagtgacaaatcccagtctcaatccgtgtcaacccaacagacactttcggagatacctgtagtgcacctttataatcacccagttacgttgtgacgtttggtacacccaaagcactcctacggtatccgggagttacacgatctcatggtcgaaggaagagttacttgacattggaaaagctctagcaaacgaactaaccgacctttgtgctatgcttaggattgggtcttgtccatcacatcattctcctaatgatgtgatcccgttatcaacgacatccaatatccatagccaggaaaccatgactatctgttgatcacaacgagctagtcaactagaggctcactagggacatattgtggtctatgtattcacacgtgtattatgatttccggataatacagttatagcatgaataaaagacaactatcatgaacaaataaatataataataatccttttattattgcctctagggcatatttccaacagatcgaAGATCCAAGTTTTTCCCCTTTTAACCTAAGAAGTTCAAGCATTTTAGCAATTTTTCCCAATCAACCATGATTCTTGTTACTTTTGGATGTTGGAGACTCCTTGGAGGTAGGAGTCATTGTTGATGATCCTAGATTGTGCATTTCCCCCGAGTTTGTGAAGATTGGAGGCAAGCTCAAGACTTGCCACTAGTGGAGTGAGCCCAAACTTTTTGTGGTGAGGCTAACGGAGAAGTAGGTGACACTTTGTATCATTAGGGAGGGAGGGGTGGGGAAGTACTTTAGGTTCCGCACACCACTCCAAACAGAGCTTAGCTTCCCCCACGGAAGTCAACTTCATAATAGATCTTCCTCTCCGTGTGCTTCCGTTATCTCTATCCACTACTTTACTTGTTGCTATTATATTGCTTGCTAGATCATATAGGGTGTCACACATAGTTCCATATCTAGAAAGATTTGCATGCACTCCCTTAAATATGCAATAAGAAGAACAATTTGTAGTCACCTATTCACTACCCCTACCACCTAGTCGATACCTTTGATCCTTCACCCTCCCCACCACCCTCCCCCCCTTGTGATTATGTGGTTGTGTGATTGATTTTTGTGACTTGTTGTTGCGTGCCTTATGAAATATGTTTACAACAATGGGTAACTTATTAAATATAATGTCACTGATGTGCCAatgcatgtgtgcatgcatgtgtccaCTATTCAGTGGCCTTGTTGTATTGTGCGAAGTTTTACGTGATAGAAAAATTAGCTTTACTTATTGGACTATTGCCTTATGAAATTATCAATTATTGGTATTTTTGTGAGGGATTAATTGTTAGTACTTGTTGTCGGTCCTGGCTAGCATTGAACTACTGATGTCAATTACTTGCTTTTTTCACTTGTCAACTTGCCATATATGTAAATGTGTCTTTGTTTAGTCGTAGAGTTGTTATATAATTCATGTTATTCTTGGTTAATGTAGTATTTACTAAAGCCATATTTATCGACATTGAACCATATTTTGTGTCACATAATTTTTATCTTACCTCCTCGGAAGTCAAGAAGGACGTACAAATATGTATACCGGTGTCAAATAGTCTGTTTACATGATATAAAATTACAAAACTAAAAACACGACATAAAATATACATATCAACgcaatttttgaagtttttagttGTTACGACTTGTGTTTGTTATGCTGAATTTTTGTGATATGAGTCAACATGGATGATATATTTATACACCAAACATAAAGCCATGGTTTCGTTGTTCAACACCACCTTATTTTTAAGCCCCTACACCATATTTTTACGCCAAGTAAagctcatgggggggggggggtgattcccCGCCTGAATTTGTATTCGAAAGGGCCCAAAATGGACGAGTATTACACCAGAGATAGAGTTCAAGATCAAGaataaaaggaaggggggggggctcaTTCTGCAACCACAAGGTTTTAGCACCAAAACGCCTAGTTGTTGAAACAACCAATAGTCAACATGAGTCCGCAGAACATGAGGGAGAGGCGCCATCGGAAGTCAATCAAACAAACGAAAAAGTGTCCTAAACATATAATTTATTTACTTACGTAAATTGTAAATGTAAAAACATGACATAAAACATACATAGCAATGTAATTTTTGTGGTGCTCTATTTACATATCACAACAATTGCTCAAGAAAAAAAAATGTAATTTTTGTGGTTTGATTGTGTTATGACCCATATCCTGCATTTCTTTTGTTGTTCTTTTGAGTTGTGAATCAATATGATGATGATAATTTATATACCACACGTAAATTCTGAATGTAGTGATGTAACACCTAGATGTAAAATAATTTATTCTACACTAATAGTGCTGAATGGCATATATAATTACTTAGGGCATATCCAACACCGACGCTCAAACCGCCCGCAATAGTCCGGACCGGACTGTCTGAACATGTTTTGTCATCCAACGCGGTCCTGTATTGGTCCGCCTGGTGGTCCGGACGTTCTTTTTCCCGCAAACCAGGGGAGGgggctttgcgggcgtccggaccgctgccacgcccacTTCTAACAACCATGGCCCACCCAAACCCCTCTTCCTTGCTCGCTCCCTTCTCTGCCGGAAGCCAACTGCCTGCATTCATGCCGCTTTAGAGAAGCCGCTCCGCATTGACACTAGTCCAGAGTGGATGTGACCTCTCGCTAGCGCTGGCATTGAAATGGCTCACCGACCGAGGGCGCCACCCGCACCGTGTCTCCGGTGTTCGTGCATGTTCAATGCCAGAGAGATGTTTACTGGACAAGACAAGATGGATCCACGCCCGCAATGCCCGTCCCTCCATCTGCCACCATTAAATAAGCTTGCCAGCCGAGAAAGCAACTCTGATGCCCACGCAATGACACACTCGGACGCTTGGCCTAACCAGCACCCACTATTTAAAGGCGGCCACACCCGACTCACGCCACGCCACAACTCATCCGCTCCACAtcttcctcccgtgcaccacaTCCATCATGACTGTGAGCGGCAACGCTATGTGGGAGAGCCTATCGATGGAGAAGTACCAGGTGGCCGCCCTTGCGGCCGCCTAGCAGAGCCGTCGTGCCAGGAGGATAGAGATCGCACGAGCGAGGAAGCCGTGGCTGCAATGTCCATGGCAAAACCCAACTTCTTCGCCAAGCAGCAGGCGCTCTAGAGGCCGCCCACACTCAAGCCGCCGCTTGCAACGTACAGGCGGCGCAGTCAGACGGGGAGGCGGTCGCGGACAAGAACGCCGCTAGCTGTGTGTCATATGTGCCGCCAAATGGTGTTTGGCCGTGTCGGTGAGACGGCGAGTGTGCCGCCCCCTCCACGCCCATCGTGGACCCACTAGCAATGGACATGTCGTGGACTTGGGGagggatgagtagggcatgggtgGTGGCGGTGCCTCGAGTCCTAAGTGGACCGGtccgtctcccatgttctactcttcttcgCTGGCAACCACACATTCACTTCATGGGTCTTATGCCCGCTGCTCATGGAGACGGCTAGATGGACCCGGCGATCGCCGGAGGGTAACAAGGAGGGAAAGTGGAGGACGGGCGCCACTGTAAGCTAGGTTTAAGTCCGGCCACTTTTTTTAGCTAAAATATCTCCAAAATGTAATTAATGTGTTTAGATGAAAATCCTTCGGTTTACATATAATTCATCTCATTTGATAAATCCGGTTTAACGTATATACGACTATGATTGAATGGCCGGCTCCCGCATTAATGTCCACGGACTGGTCCCCGGTCTGCGAAATGCGGTGTCCTGTTTGAAGGTCAGCGTGAAGATACCCTTATATGTGCAtgtttaatactccctctgtcccatcaTATAATATGTTACTACAAccaatcttatattatgggatggcaGGAGTATTATTCAGCACAGCCACATGGAATGGCAAGAAGTTGACCGTGTGCTTATTCGTTCAGCACTCCTAGACAGAATGGCAAGAAGTTTTTGACAAGGATAGGATAGTTGACCGTGTGCTTAATCCGTCCGTTAACCGCGTAAGACATCTATGCCCACATGCATATGCATATTGATGAAGAGTCGTATTATCAAGCCTTTTCTATTCAGTATCCTAGCGGCagatcatgagaaatatgtagctTCTTGTGCTAGATCTACATATAGCCAGGATTCGGATAAACTTGGGCATCAAAAAAGGCGAATAGAAATCGAGCCCATTTTTTCCAAATTGTCCAAGATTTTCTGAGGAAAACCTATAAACGCAATTATTATGGCTGTTTTAACCTTAGAAAACTTAGCAAGGtgtatcatttttttatttttgtatgATGATCAGTGATAAATAAAAATCTCCGGTGGAGATATGAGGCTACCAGCATGGCCATCTCTCTCACCTGTGGCATGTCGTCGACAACGGCAGTCCCTGATCCCCCTTCTTCCTCGACCAGGCCCAGGAGACCTTGAGATCCATCGACCCAACGACCATCCTGCACGGTGCAGACCACCAAAAACAAATCAAGATCCGGCCAAATCCACAGCTCGATCTACACCTACTAACTGAAATTCGATGATTCTCAAAAGTTCGATGTTCGACGCATGGTTCGTCTATCACGGATTTCTTGCTCAGTACCCAAACAGTAAGTAAATTCAAGAAGCAGACACttacctcgccgccgccgtcggcctccTGGAAGCGGTAGTACTCCAGCCCGCTCCAGAGGTCCTCGCCGTGGGAGGCCATACCACGGGCTTCCCTAAGAGATCGCGCGAGCTCCACGTTATGGATCTCCTTCCCCTCCATCACGGTGAGCACCGACTTGAGCTGTCGGTGGACATGGTTGAGCTTGGTCACCTCGCGCTCAATACCCCACCCGGACGCCCACAGCTGCAGATCGCCTTTGCTCCAGCTCGTAACAGGAACGACCTCACCGTCGGTCATGGTGCAGCCGGCGTGGGCAAAAGAAGAGGGCCGGAGAGGAGAAGGGAAGTACAATGGAGGGAGTAGCTTGCAGAGTTTTATATCCATCCTTGCTCGGGAAGGCCAACAAGCCAACGAGCGTATACTAATCTACTATCTACTACTactataaaagaaagaaaggggcagatccaaacaatcacacccattcatcatcaaaatctaatggcccttaatcattctgtgtttaacgctaccaaccacgcaacaagccacgatCGATCGCTAATCGCCCCGCACTCGCCccgcagtcaaaaaaaaaaaagagaaccgcccccgcacgacctcctcctctgCAGACCGCCGCCCCCCGCACGACCTCCTCACCGCTGCCTCCGCCagagccgccccgccgtcgccgggagTCTCCCCGCCGCGGGTCGCCGCCTCCGCCCCCGTCCCGCCagagccgccccgccgtcgccgggagCCTCCCCGCCGCGGGTCGCCGCCTCCGCCCCCTTCTTCGCCCGTCCGTCGTCACCCTCGGCGTTGATGAGGGGCTGTGTGCCTTTTGGTCTCGGATCTGGGCATCTGGGTCCTGCGAGTTGGGGTTCCGTTGATCTCCGCTGTACTCTTTGTTGATGTCGAGTCGGGCCTGTTTCTCTGGCCTTGGGCGTCCGCCACTTCGGTCTTCGACGGTGGCGACGGTGTCGGCTGCTCTTTTGGTCCTTTCATGGCTTGTTGCGTGGAGGGGAGTTGGATCCAGCTTCGTTCTTCACCGGACTCCTGGTTGGTGCTCTAACCCTTGCTCTCCGGTACTCCGGTCTCCGGCGACGTTCACCTACAACATCGTCTCCGGCTGGAACAGAGATGGCGACCTCTCCCCGACCTCCCTCTCCACCAGCAGCCCCTTGTACCTGAGCATTACCAACCCCCTGTATGGA from Triticum aestivum cultivar Chinese Spring chromosome 3B, IWGSC CS RefSeq v2.1, whole genome shotgun sequence includes these protein-coding regions:
- the LOC123072684 gene encoding uncharacterized protein, with product MTDGEVVPVTSWSKGDLQLWASGWGIEREVTKLNHVHRQLKSVLTVMEGKEIHNVELARSLREARGMASHGEDLWSGLEYYRFQEADGGGEDGRWVDGSQGLLGLVEEEGGSGTAVVDDMPQVREMAMLVASYLHRRFLFITDHHTKIKK